Within the Paenibacillus sp. AN1007 genome, the region GGATGGCGCATTCTACCGTGTTCGCGGCAGCGGAGAGATGCGTCAGGAGACGATGTGGTGTGATGATCTGTACATGAGCACGCCGTTTCTGATGCGATATGGTCAGTTGACGGGGGATACGTCCTGCTGGGACGATGCGGTTAACCAGTTTCTGATGTTCCAAAAGTATCTTTATCTACCCGATCAGCGGCTCATGTCCCATGTCTATGATTTTGTACGGGGGAAGGCAACGGGCATTCCGTGGGGGCGTGGAAACGGCTGGGTGCTCTTTTCCTTGACCGAGCTGTTATCTGTTCTCCCGCAGGATCATCCGAAGCGGCCTGAACTGCTAACCTTCTACCGGGAAATGTGTGCCGGGGTACTGGCGCTGCAGGGGGAGAACGGACTGTGGCATCAGGTGCTGAATCGCTCAGATTCTTATGAGGAAACCTCCTGCACGTCCATGTTTATCTATGCATACGCCCGCGGCATTCGTGAAGGCTGGCTGGAGAAGCCAGGAGTCTACCTGAACGCAGTGAGAAAGGGCTGGGAAGGTTTAACCCGGATATCTATTGATCACAAAGGTAATATTTACGGTGTCTGCCGGGGTTCAGGTTACTCTTTTACCGCCCTTTATTACCGAGATGACCTCGGCTGGAATCTCAATGATACTCATGGCATCGGCATCGTACTGCTGGCAGGAGTGGAAGTATATAAGATGCATCAGCAGCTCAGGGAGAGTTTTGGTCGCGAAGAGAGCAATGACAGAGGAAGACAGGAAGGGAGTTTAATAGAGAGGATATGAAGCTTCGAGGTTGGCGTTATATACGTTGGTCCCTCAGTTGGAGGCGGAGATGAAGAATATGTCAAAGTTATCGCTGAGGAAGTCGATTCGAGAAAACCGTCTTTTGTTTAACTTAAAATCATTGAATATTCACTCAAGGCTCCCATCTACGTGGAGCTTTTTTGCTTTAACATTAAGGAACATACGGTGAGAAAAGGAAGATTAGTCTTACTAACCTTCCCTCAATTCTTCTCCAAAGTATCTAAAATAACTCCAGCTGCTCAGGCCCTTCTTCCTTTTCAGGCTCCGTGCGGTCGGGGAATGGTTTGACCGGCTGGCCCAGCAGTTCCATCATCATCTGCGCATTGGCGGCGGCGTCTCCGGCGGAGTTGTTGTTGAAAATGACAAACACATCTTCACTCTGCTCCTGCAGCTGCTCCAGATAACCCTTCCATTCCAGCAGCTCCTGCTCGTTGTATCGATATAAATAACGTGTCTCACGCCAGTTCGGTGCACCGTTCTGATGCCAGCCCGACACATTGCGTCCATGCATGCGCACGAGCGTCATTTGCGGATCAGTTGCGATGGGCACAATGGGGATTGAGCCAGTCCCTGCCTGGGGTTCGTCACAGACACTGTGAATCCAGCCCTGTTCCTTCAGAAAGGCCAGTGTGCGTTCACGAAACTTGTCTTCGTACCAGCTCTGGTGTCGGAACTCAATTGCACACGGGATACCCTCCATGCGAAGTTTCACTTCACGCAGTTCATTTACATTGTCCCGGCTGCATTCAAACCAGGGTGGGTATTGAAACAAGGCTGCCTGCATCTTGCCTGCTTCAATAACTGGCTCCAGTGAGTCCCGAAAAGCTTTGTACATCTCGGATGTGCTGTTAAAGTACGGTTTGCCGCGCAGGTGTCCGGTCATTCCCTGGTAAGCCTTCACGATAAACGCAAACGACTCGGGCGTTTCCGCGGCCCAGCGGGCCATTCGGTCCCGGGGCTGCACGGCGTAGAAAGAGCTGTCTACTTCTACGGTGGAGTAATATTGTCCGTACAAGCTGAGCTTGTCCTTCGCTTTGGTGCGGTTCGGATAAAGATCATCATGATCGCCCCATCCCGTAAGTCCGATACGAATCATAAGAACACCTCCTGATGTTTATATTTAACCGATTCGCAGGAGTATGACATGTGTAACATTATATCCTGCGTTATGAGAGCGTTCAATGAAGCTGTATATGATCAGTCATTTTGAGTTTGAGGCGTAAAGCGTTACAATAACTTGAAATGACCAAGAGAACAGACCAGTCTACGCTTAGCAGATAAGCTTCTTCCAGCAGGATCAGCGCAGCGGGGATATAGGGCCGCAGACGATACGGAGGGCGAAGATTTACATGACCGAATGGTACGAAAAGAGTTTTGGTGAGGATTATCTGCTCGTATACAAACACCGGGATGTGCACGGCGCTTATGAGGAAGTACATAAAATGATAAATTGGCTCAAGCTCCGTCCACATGCGGAGGTGCTTGATCTCTGCTGCGGCATGGGCAGACATTCGCTTGCGCTTGCGGATGCCGGACTACAGGTGACGGGGGTAGACTTGTCGGACGTGCTCTTGAACGAAGCCCGGGAGATGGATACCGAACATCGGGTCAAATGGGTTCACGCTGACATGCGCAGCATTCCGTTGGAGGGTGGTTTTGACGCTGTGGTTAACCTGTTTACTTCATTTGGATATTTTCCTGAGGACGTGGAGCAGTTCAAGGTACTGGAGGCCATCCATCGCATGTTAAGACCGGGAGGCAGCTTTATTATTGATTTTATCAATACAGCTTACGTGAAGAAACATCTGGTCCCACATTCGATCCGCGAAAATGAAGGGCAGCAGATTGAGGAATTCCGCAGGATACAGGATGGTTTTGTGCAAAAAGAAATTCGAATCACGGACACTGCAGCCGGCACCAAGCCGCGAATATATAAAGAAAGTGTCAAGCTCTACTCACGTGAGCGGCTCACTCAAATGCTGCAGGATGCCGACCTTCAGGTGGATCAGGTTCACGGAGGTTACGATGAGGAGATATACGAGGAGCAGACCTCACCGCGGATGATCTTTGTAGGGCATCGTCCTGCAGAATAAAGGGCTCTATGAATAGAACTAACAATTCACGCGGCATCGAGTCTTCAGATTATTTTGTTATCGGAGTGTTCTGTGTGAGTTAAGGGAGGGGAAAATCGATGAAACGAATACGTACCGAAGAGCTGTCCATGCCAGCAGGCATGCACCGGATCAAAATTACGATGTCTTTTCCGCTTCGATGGGTGAACAGCTACATCCTGACCGAACCGGACGGTAAGGTAACCATTGTAGATCCCGGCCCGCGAACAGCAGAGACGGAGCAGGAATGGCACGAAGCGTTAGCAGGACTTGGCTTGACGTTACAGGACATTCACCAGATTGTATTAACGCACCATCATCCGGATCATCTGGGGTTATCGGGATGGATGCAGCAGCTGACGGGTGTGCCTGTATTGATGTCAGCACGTTCTCGGGAGGAAGCTGATTATATGTGGGGACCCGGGGCAAGCATAGAAGTGAGACTGCCTGAATATTACCTCCTTCACGGCATGCCGCAGCGTAAAACGACTGAAATTAAGGAACATATGCAAACATTCCTTTCGCAGATCACCCCGCTTCCGGAGGTGACACTTGCTGCAGATGGTGAAATAGTCCGAATGGGCGGTAAAGCATGGATTGCTGTAGAAACGGGTGGACATGCCCCGGGGCATCTGTCATTTTATGCTCCTGAATCCAAAGAAATATTGTGCGGAGATGCGGTTTTGCCACAGATTTCGCCCAATATCAGCCTGCAGCCAGGCAGTGACCCTGAACCTTTACAGTCCTATATGGACAGCCTGCATCGTTTGAATGCATTAGCGGTAGAGCGAGCGTATCCGGGCCACCGCAATCCGTTTACCCGTTTTACGGAACGTACAGCGGAACTGCTTGCTCATCATGAAGAGCGGCTTGCAAAACTGACAGAGCGTCTGCGGGAAAGCCCAGCTAATGCATACAGCATCTGCCTGTATCTGTTTGGAGATCGGCTTGGAACGCACCAGCTTCGCTTTGCCATGAGCGAGACGCTGGCACATCTTCAGGAGTTAATCCGGCGTGGGGTGGCGAGACAGGAACAGCAGCCGGACGGCATTATTTATTTTTATCATCAGTAGTGCAGTTTTTTGTCACAGCCATCGCCTGTGTAAGCGGTGTTGTCCAGAGTGAGGATGTTAGCCATCCTTGCTCTTTTTTTTCTTTTTTTCTAGTGGTATTCAAAAGCTTTAGCGCATCTTAACCGTTTATTCATCTTCTTTTAAGCCAGCCTGCCTATCATACTCCTATAAACTTCGCTCAAGAAAGCAGGGATAAGCGATGGCAAGACGTAACCGGAACCAATGGAGAAAATGGCAGGCTTCGGCTGCAGCAGCGTTAACCGCAGCTGCACTCTTTCAATATGTAAGAACTTCGGATGCTTTTGATACGGCTTATGCAGCTTCAAACAGCAGAGACAAAGACGTGACGGCTTCACAAATTGATCAGAATGCGGACACCGGGTTCGGCAGCGGCAGTTATCACTCATGGACAGGTGTATCATGAGCCGCACAGCACAGGCTGCGTGTCCGCTCCGATTTCAATTCTATGCGATGAACACCGACGTCGAAGTGCAGCTGACGGCAGACAGAGAACAAGCGGAACATGCGGCCTCTCTGGTACAGAACTGGTTCGAGACACAAGAGCGGCGCTTTAGCCGTTTTGTGGCAGGCAGTGAACTGAATCGTCTGAACAAGAGTAAGGGGTGGGTGCCTGTATCGGCTGCGATGGATGAGGTGCTTAGTTTGGCCTATGGCTGTATCGGGCAGACGGAGGGCATTTTCCAGCCCGGCATCTCACGAGCTCTGCGTGCGTCTGGCTATGATATCAGCTTTGAGAAAGTGCAGCAGCGAGCGTTCCGTCGGCCTTTACTGAAAAGACTGCTGGGCACGGAACAGAGTGAACCTGTTCGGAGTCTGCAGGATACACCGGACTACAGTCGTCCAACCTGGATACAGCAGGAAGGCAGCCGCATGGTTCATCTGGACCCGGGAACCGAGCTGGACCTCGGGGGGATTGTGAAGGGCTGGGCAGTAGAGCGTATTGCAGACTGGCTGCAGAGAACAATGAACATTCCGGCGGGCATGATTAATGCAGGCGGTGATGTCCAGGTATGGGGAACAGCACATCACCCACATTGGACGCTTGAGGTGACGAGTCCGTTTTCGCTAAAGCGGGGCATGACTGGTGCTGTTCGGCTGCAGCAGGGCGCTGTCGCTACATCCGGTATTACGCGGAGACAGTGGCAGCATGGTAATGGACGAACCGTACATCATTTAATTGATCCCCGGACGATGGAACCGGCAGACACAGACATTCTGCAGTGTACAGTTATGGGCCAGCACGCTTCGCAGTGTGAGATTACAGCCAAGACGGTATGTATCCTTGGAAGTGTGGAGGCTGTGAGGTGGCTCAATCGGCATTACGACCGTCATGATGTACTTTGGATGACACGGGATGGCTGCCTCTATTTTCGTGGCAATACGGCAGCACTTGCGGAACGCTGGCCCGGATTCGACCCGGATCATCGTTTCAGCTTGATCGGACAGGGAGCGGAACAAAACAAGTCTAAATAGAAGCGGGGGAGCCGGTTATGGCACAGTGGATTGTAGAATACCTGCCAACATGGAATATCATTCGAATTAGCGGAATTGCCTCATATTTACTGCTGTTTGCTGGTGTATTTCTAGGTATTGCCCAAGGTCTGCCTATGGCAAAAGGCAAGCCCAAAGCCATCATGTTTGAGTGGCATACACGGACGACCTGGCTCGCCTTTGGATTTGGGATGGTTCATGCACTCACATTATACATCGACCACTACAGTCCGTTCACTTGGGGCGAGCTGTTCATTCCTTTTACTGCATCCGTGCATCCGGTTGGCAGCGGGCTGGGGACGTTAGCTTTTTACGGCCTGCTGGTCGTATTATTATCCAGCGATCTGCGGAGCAAGCTGGGGAGAAGGTGGTGGTTCTTGTTCCATATGTTATCTTATCCGGTGTTCGTGAGCTTGTTTATTCATGGCATGGTTACGGGCAGTGATTCAGGCCATGTTATCATGCGTCTGATGTATGTATTTACCGGAATCAGCATCATAGGGATTACGGTTTTGCGCGCTCTGCTTCGGGAACGTAAAGGCCCGGAGATCACGATTGGACCCAAACGAACCGATTCGGAATCGAACCATGATCGAAAATGGGCAGAAGTTTATGGACTAGCCGTACCTTTGGGCCAAAATCAGCTCAAATGATCTAAAAAAGCGGCCTGTGCAGGCCGCTTTAATAATGGAGTTTAACATCATCTGCGCTGATCAGAGATGATATGCAGTTGATTCACAAGACAATCAATTCATTAGATCCATTTTGCTGCTGGCGTACTGATCCTGCTGTTTTCGTTAGATCTTATCGTCACTGACCGGTTTTTCACCCAGCGCCTCTTCCAATTCCGACTGTTTGCGGTGGGCAATCCGGCTGCTGGCGGCTGAGGCGATGGCTCCGACAATATCATCGAGGAACGTATGTACAGGACCAAAGCTCTTGTCATTTAACCGTTCCAATACCCCGGGCTTCAGCTTGTCCACGTAACCGTAATTCGTGAATCCGATGCTGCCGTATACATTCACAATCGAGAAGGCCAGAATTTCATCCACGCCGTACAGCCCCTCGTCATTCTCAATCATCTCCTGCAGCGGAGAGATCAGTTGTCCCTGTTCTGCGAGCAGATCAAGCTGGATACCGGTCAATACCGCATTCTGTACCTCACGTTTTTTTAGAACCATCTCCACATTCTCAACGCATTCCTCCATCGTAAGTGCAGGGTAATACTTCTTCTGCAGCAGCATAACCAGTTCTGCAATCTCAGGGATTGTCACGCCCCGCTTGTGCAGCCATTCCCTTGTTGCTTCTGCGACTTTGCGGCTGTTCAGACTGTAAGGGATTTTTTCCTGCTCTGGATGTTCCATGGGCGAATCCTCCTCTGATGTTAATATAAATTGAACGAATAGATTTTACACGGAAACAATCCGATGACAGAAGAACCTGGAGAGCAGCGGTTATCCCCAAGATTTCTCGATTCTCATTTGCATACGGGAAAATCCGGTGAAGCGTATTTCCGATGCAGCTTTCTGTGCAGCGTTCAGGCGACCGCTCCGCTTTTCCAGTTTTTCTGTCCTCATCAATAACGAGTAAAAGAATCGTTCAACTTATATTTCGATGATTGTATTCTTCTTGACTACATACGTTATTAACCGTATTGCGTTGCTTTTATGTTTGCGGTAGTACAAGAAGATCTTCAGGTCCAGCAAGGGCTTGTGCAAAAAGTAGTTATTTTTTGGCCAAAGGCTCGTATACATGGTAGTACAAACTGTAAAAATGATGAGGGGGAACGTGATCATGAGAAAGATCCCATCTTGGCGCAAGGCATCGGCAGCAGCTTTATTGAGTATTCCTGTAGTCCTGACGGGCTGCGGGATGTTTGGTGCCCAATCTTCAGAAGCTGTTGATCCGCCGCCGCGTATTCAGGAAGCTGCCATGATTCAGGCTGCCGAAGGTAATGGGAAGCTTTCTTCGCTTCCACTGACGACCGTATATTTACAGGATCAGCAGGGACTGCTTGCTCCCGTCTCCCTGACACTTCCATCTGGAACCGATGTAAGCAGTCCAAAGACGGCGCTGGATGCACTGGTTACGGGCGGAGCTTATGCGGGAATGTTACCTGAAGGGTTTAAAGGTGTACTGCCGCAGGGGACTGTTGTGCA harbors:
- a CDS encoding class I SAM-dependent methyltransferase, producing the protein MTEWYEKSFGEDYLLVYKHRDVHGAYEEVHKMINWLKLRPHAEVLDLCCGMGRHSLALADAGLQVTGVDLSDVLLNEAREMDTEHRVKWVHADMRSIPLEGGFDAVVNLFTSFGYFPEDVEQFKVLEAIHRMLRPGGSFIIDFINTAYVKKHLVPHSIRENEGQQIEEFRRIQDGFVQKEIRITDTAAGTKPRIYKESVKLYSRERLTQMLQDADLQVDQVHGGYDEEIYEEQTSPRMIFVGHRPAE
- a CDS encoding phosphatidylglycerophosphatase A, with the protein product MEHPEQEKIPYSLNSRKVAEATREWLHKRGVTIPEIAELVMLLQKKYYPALTMEECVENVEMVLKKREVQNAVLTGIQLDLLAEQGQLISPLQEMIENDEGLYGVDEILAFSIVNVYGSIGFTNYGYVDKLKPGVLERLNDKSFGPVHTFLDDIVGAIASAASSRIAHRKQSELEEALGEKPVSDDKI
- a CDS encoding DUF72 domain-containing protein is translated as MIRIGLTGWGDHDDLYPNRTKAKDKLSLYGQYYSTVEVDSSFYAVQPRDRMARWAAETPESFAFIVKAYQGMTGHLRGKPYFNSTSEMYKAFRDSLEPVIEAGKMQAALFQYPPWFECSRDNVNELREVKLRMEGIPCAIEFRHQSWYEDKFRERTLAFLKEQGWIHSVCDEPQAGTGSIPIVPIATDPQMTLVRMHGRNVSGWHQNGAPNWRETRYLYRYNEQELLEWKGYLEQLQEQSEDVFVIFNNNSAGDAAANAQMMMELLGQPVKPFPDRTEPEKEEGPEQLELF
- a CDS encoding FAD:protein FMN transferase; this encodes MSRTAQAACPLRFQFYAMNTDVEVQLTADREQAEHAASLVQNWFETQERRFSRFVAGSELNRLNKSKGWVPVSAAMDEVLSLAYGCIGQTEGIFQPGISRALRASGYDISFEKVQQRAFRRPLLKRLLGTEQSEPVRSLQDTPDYSRPTWIQQEGSRMVHLDPGTELDLGGIVKGWAVERIADWLQRTMNIPAGMINAGGDVQVWGTAHHPHWTLEVTSPFSLKRGMTGAVRLQQGAVATSGITRRQWQHGNGRTVHHLIDPRTMEPADTDILQCTVMGQHASQCEITAKTVCILGSVEAVRWLNRHYDRHDVLWMTRDGCLYFRGNTAALAERWPGFDPDHRFSLIGQGAEQNKSK
- a CDS encoding ferric reductase codes for the protein MAQWIVEYLPTWNIIRISGIASYLLLFAGVFLGIAQGLPMAKGKPKAIMFEWHTRTTWLAFGFGMVHALTLYIDHYSPFTWGELFIPFTASVHPVGSGLGTLAFYGLLVVLLSSDLRSKLGRRWWFLFHMLSYPVFVSLFIHGMVTGSDSGHVIMRLMYVFTGISIIGITVLRALLRERKGPEITIGPKRTDSESNHDRKWAEVYGLAVPLGQNQLK
- a CDS encoding MBL fold metallo-hydrolase, yielding MKRIRTEELSMPAGMHRIKITMSFPLRWVNSYILTEPDGKVTIVDPGPRTAETEQEWHEALAGLGLTLQDIHQIVLTHHHPDHLGLSGWMQQLTGVPVLMSARSREEADYMWGPGASIEVRLPEYYLLHGMPQRKTTEIKEHMQTFLSQITPLPEVTLAADGEIVRMGGKAWIAVETGGHAPGHLSFYAPESKEILCGDAVLPQISPNISLQPGSDPEPLQSYMDSLHRLNALAVERAYPGHRNPFTRFTERTAELLAHHEERLAKLTERLRESPANAYSICLYLFGDRLGTHQLRFAMSETLAHLQELIRRGVARQEQQPDGIIYFYHQ